In Theileria equi strain WA chromosome 4 map unlocalized gcontig_1105316255033, whole genome shotgun sequence, the following are encoded in one genomic region:
- a CDS encoding hypothetical protein (encoded by transcript BEWA_013710A), whose amino-acid sequence MGGTYSVVADISRNVSNGVKTSYRGKNGNSIGLTRIDEPEIRKSDEGGEDKDKLRNYKFYYHAIPEDNAWWSVYYQLQRVEHNGIEQTGLDGKGYLSTYREVRIIYWLSDEHNSFPLIIGLGTPNVTYYKRLVNVIGNGWESAGITHPADLSDYNKVLCELNNGLKSIVIVNLNAKNGQNYCGHPSVKQGESPPESCKEESKFLTVSVECDSQLHKGFNKYTHKFNDNAPMKILSALHSGNIVSFGKRDISKQYKEVNVYYSSTDSGRNKPLIIGLAHFSGGQSEYYTFDGKLARNHSIKEPKLLDHLDEQNCMRNNIIVADLSKKGRYCCGMSKHRKIQVHQIIRNNVPAGYTSYLHLPTDSAIFSIHRFKSVDHIHTFSNLSGWITGIYAYFCNNDLNKPLLLYVNQGSGYGKWFKRTSVESNNWTEDDLSSLKIHTPTFHSIKQPIKDILHNICKEVGIVGCKHAPEVSTESTTASPVGSVSNSSDSGSGSSHGGGGGSASITPNSSSVQQNTDTGQYGDAREQGSAVGHTPPGKSGPTGPAGEEGSSSSSGSGTSGSDRGAGVGSERTSATGQGKDKTFLQKALAFFQTTPGIITVSVTPSIGGLIGVTIWKGPALLARLITRL is encoded by the coding sequence ATGGGTGGTACATATTCTGTCGTTGCAGATATTTCTCGGAATGTTAGTAATGGCGTAAAAACTTCATACCgtggaaaaaatggaaattctATAGGCCTCACTAGGATAGATGAACCAGAGATTAGAAAGAGTGATGAAGGTGGTGAAGATAAGGATAAGTTGAGAAACTATAAGTTTTATTATCATGCAATTCCAGAAGATAATGCTTGGTGGTCTGTCTATTATCAGCTCCAAAGGGTTGAGCACAATGGTATTGAACAAACTGGACTGGATGGAAAGGGTTACCTTAGCACTTACAGGGAGGTACGTATAATATACTGGCTGAGTGATGAACACAATTCATTTCCACTGATTATTGGTCTTGGTACACCAAATGTAACCTATTACAAACGACTAGTAAATGTTATCGGTAACGGATGGGAAAGTGCTGGAATAACCCATCCAGCGGATTTGTCAGACTACAATAAAGTATTATGCGAGCTTAATAATGGGCTCAAAAGTATTGTGATAGTCAACCTCAATGCAAAGAATGGACAGAACTACTGTGGTCATCCTTCCGTCAAACAAGGAGAGTCCCCTCCAGAATCCTGTAAAGAGGAGTCGAAATTTCTCACTGTCAGTGTAGAATGTGACAGCCAGCTTCACAAAGGTTTTAATAAGTATACTCATAAGTTTAATGACAATGCTCCCATGAAAATATTGTCTGCTTTACACAGTGGGAATATAGTTTCGTTTGGAAAAAGGGATATTTCTAAACAATACAAAGAGGTTAATGTCTACTACTCTTCGACCGATAGCGGTAGGAATAAACCATTGATCATAGGACTAGCTCATTTTAGTGGAGGGCAATCCgaatattatacatttgaTGGGAAATTAGCCAGGAATCACTCTATTAAGGAACCCAAACTTCTGGATCATCTAGATGAACAAAACTGTATGCGAAACAATATTATTGTAGCAGACCTATCTAAAAAAGGTAGATATTGTTGTGGCATGAGTAAACATAGGAAGATTCAAGTCCACCAGATTATTCGTAACAATGTACCTGCTGGATATACTTCGTATTTACACCTTCCAACAGATTCAGCTATCTTTAGTATTCACAGGTTCAAGAGTGTAGACCATATCCATACCTTTTCAAACCTTTCTGGATGGATTACCGGGATTTATGCCTACTTCTGTAATAATGACCTCAACAAGCCGCTATTGCTATATGTGAACCAAGGATCAGGGTATGGAAAATGGTTTAAGAGGACTTCTGTAGAAAGCAATAACTGGACAGAAGATGATCTGAGTTCCCTGAAAATTCATACACCAACTTTTCATAGCATAAAACAACCTATTAAAGATATACTCCACAACATTTGTAAGGAAGTGGGAATTGTTGGATGTAAACATGCTCCTGAAGTATCTACTGAATCAACCACTGCTTCTCCTGTAGGTTCTGTTAGTAATTCTAGTGATAGCGGTTCTGGAAGTAGTCATGGAGGAGGTGGGGGCTCTGCTAGTATCACTCCTAATTCATCATCGGTCCAACAAAACACTGACACTGGTCAATATGGAGATGCTAGAGAACAAGGCTCTGCTGTTGGTCATACTCCACCTGGTAAATCTGGTCCTACAGGACCTGCTGGTGAAGAAGGCTCTAGTAGTTCTAGTGGTAGTGGTACTTCTGGATCTGATAGAGGTGCTGGAGTAGGCTCTGAAAGAACTTCTGCTACAGGACAAGGAAAGGACAAGACGTTTCTTCAGAAAGCACTTGCCTTTTTTCAAACAACACCAGGCATAATTACTGTA